A single window of Oncorhynchus keta strain PuntledgeMale-10-30-2019 chromosome 34, Oket_V2, whole genome shotgun sequence DNA harbors:
- the iffo1b gene encoding non-homologous end joining factor IFFO1 isoform X4, with the protein MPDLQRFSFPYHSMNPLLEANSLLQHQQQQNQGGQSHPDSPSGLLPESVFGSLDPTSFFLGDHPGLGSETQPGFDFTTPSQAYLHLNHSYHRSVPQPPAAMALRNDLGSNISVLKTLNLRFRCFLAKVHELERRNKILEKQLQQALDAKNSCDGGCSESARRAHTQETGVQTGFVGTIPLRPGSLPFQNTNNSARRPTTLFTPALNTVFTLESNNKAGTNPTEPNQNPTITVSQSTPTIDSPAGSNSITNGKTVFSTGTGTPTNPPPRFLPGTIWSYNHTRKLGSGVETRVTSPGVSWVQPDGVGVQIDTITPEIRALYNVLAKVKRERDEYKRRWEEEYTVRVDMQQKMEDLQEDLQESEGCQDELAVRVQQLKSELVLFKGLMSNNMSDLDSKIQEKAMKVDMDICRRIDITARLCDLAQQRNCEDVIQMYQVPNTQSAINCRPRKQTPLSVNSSEGDETISTSESDGGLPREEELCGSSANQINEEMQRMLNQLRECEFEDDCDSLAWEETEETLLLWEDFPGCTLAPETTHQPGEQEDQCLEKVINDTEDLFKSREKEYQETIDQIEYDLATAKSDVFLPSMTRLQLRVMCFSPV; encoded by the exons ATGCCAGATCTGCAGCGCTTTAGTTTTCCATACCATAGTATGAATCCTTTGTTAGAGGCGAACTCGCTTCTCCAACATCAACAGCAGCAGAACCAAGGAGGACAGAGTCATCCGGATTCCCCCTCAGGTCTTCTGCCCGAATCCGTCTTCGGCTCGCTCGACCCGACGTCTTTCTTCCTGGGCGACCATCCCGGACTGGGCTCGGAGACTCAGCCAGGGTTCGATTTCACCACACCCTCACAAGCTTACCTGCATCTAAACCACTCTTATCACCGGTCTGTGCCCCAACCTCCTGCAGCGATGGCCCTGAGGAACGACCTGGGCTCCAATATCAGTGTCCTAAAGACTCTGAACTTACGGTTCCGATGCTTTCTGGCCAAAGTGCATGAACTTGAGCGAAGAAATAAGATTTTGGAGAAACAACTACAACAGGCGTTGGATGCGAAGAACAGCTGTGATGGGGGTTGTTCTGAAAGCGCTAGACGGGCCCATACCCAAGAAACAGGTGTACAGACCGGGTTTGTGGGAACTATCCCTCTCAGGCCCGGGTCACTCCCGTTCCAAAACACCAACAACTCCGCGAGACGACCCACTACCCTCTTCACACCTGCCCTCAACACTGTCTTCACGCTTGAGTCCAACAACAAAGCTGGAACAAACCCCACCGAGCCGAATCAGAATCCGACCATCACGGTAAGCCAATCAACCCCAACAATCGACTCTCCAGCCGGGTCCAATTCAATCACCAACGGGAAAACGGTTTTTAGTACAGGCACTGGAACCCCCACCAACCCGCCTCCCCGGTTCCTCCCCGGTACTATCTGGTCCTACAACCATACCCGCAAGCTCGGTTCTGGCGTGGAGACGCGCGTCACCAGCCCCGGTGTGTCCTGGGTCCAGCCGGACGGGGTCGGGGTCCAGATTGATACCATTACCCCGGAGATCAGAGCCCTGTACAACGTCCTGGCCAAAgtcaagagggagagagacgagtaCAAACGCAG GTGGGAGGAGGAGTACACTGTCAGAGTGGACATGCAGCAGAAGATGGAAGACCTACAGGAg GACCTCCAGGAGAGCGAGGGCTGTCAGGATGAGTTGGCTGTCAGAGTGCAGCAGCTGAAGTCTGAACTGGTGCTCTTCAAAGGCCTCATGAGCAAC AACATGTCTGATCTGGACAGTAAGATCCAGGAGAAGGCCATGAAGGTGGACATGGACATCTGTAGACGCATCGACATCACGGCTCGCCTGTGTGACTTGGCCCAGCAGAGGAACTGTGAGGATGTCATCCAGATGTATCag GTCCCTAACACCCAGTCTGCCATCAACTGTCGCCCCCGGAAACAGACCCCGCTGTCCGTCAACAGTAGTGAGGGTGATGAGACTATCAGCACCTCGGAGAGCGATGGGGGCCTGCCCAGAGAGGAGGAACTCTGTGGCTCGTCAGCCAATCAGATCAATGAGGAAATGCAGAGGATGCTCAACCAGCT GCGGGAGTGTGAGTTTGAAGATGACTGTGACAGCTTGGcctgggaggagacagaggagactctGCTGCTGTGGGAGGACTTCCCAGGATGCACTCTGGCTCCAGAGACCACCCACCAGCCAGGAGAG caggAAGACCAGTGTCTGGAGAAGGTGATTAATGACACTGAGGACTTATTCAAATCCAGGGAGAAAGAATACCAAGAGACCATCGACCAGATTGAG TATGACTTGGCTACAGCTAAGAGTGATGTGTTTCTCCCCAGTATGACTCGGCTACAGCTAAGAGTGATGTGTTTCTCCCCAGTATGA